A section of the Amblyomma americanum isolate KBUSLIRL-KWMA chromosome 2, ASM5285725v1, whole genome shotgun sequence genome encodes:
- the LOC144118379 gene encoding peptidyl-prolyl cis-trans isomerase NIMA-interacting 1-like, producing the protein MAGDLPAGWEKRLSRSTGEPYYLNQLTKESQWERPTAAARSRPMGSKAKDEVRCSHLLVKHRDSRRPSSWREEKITRTRDEALALVKGYREQIESGKATFDDLASKFSDCSSAKKKGDLGFFSRGAMQKPFEDASFALNVGELSQPVFTESGVHIILRTA; encoded by the coding sequence ATGGCAGGCGATTTGCCAGCTGGCTGGGAGAAGCGCCTGAGCCGCTCTACGGGTGAGCCGTACTACCTGAACCAGTTGACCAAGGAAAGCCAGTGGGAGCGTCCCACGGCAGCCGCACGCTCTAGGCCCATGGGATCGAAGGCTAAGGACGAGGTTCGCTGCTCGCACCTGCTCGTCAAGCACCGTGACTCGCGCCGGCCATCTTCGTGGCGCGAGGAGAAAATCACTCGGACCAGGGACGAGGCGCTGGCGCTCGTCAAGGGCTACCGCGAGCAGATCGAGTCCGGCAAGGCGACCTTCGACGACCTGGCAAGCAAGTTCAGCGACTGCAGCTCGGCGAAGAAGAAGGGAGACCTGGGTTTCTTCAGTCGCGGCGCAATGCAGAAGCCTTTCGAAGACGCCTCCTTCGCGCTGAATGTGGGTGAGCTGTCGCAGCCGGTCTTCACCGAGTCGGGCGTCCACATCATCCTGCGAACCGCCTGA